A genome region from Macrobrachium rosenbergii isolate ZJJX-2024 chromosome 42, ASM4041242v1, whole genome shotgun sequence includes the following:
- the LOC136827726 gene encoding uncharacterized protein, producing the protein MVNIAVHHRGKLINMDCMVVDKLPEYTKKFGVKKNLRLLCKTKISLADKDFDLPIEKQSPIELLITVDNVYNILHPGFRKFENLVLLPTIFGYMITGTCSFPLIKETHVSILKLAVETDDIIMTEGATQLKDPREDLEGLWSLDHLGINCSEITEQEWKVLKNFESTITYSQIDKQYVVALPWKGNKRRLTSNFGLALNRLKQQCAKFQKDTRYLEHYQKILKDQEDKRFVERVECFKTEDCHFLAHHGIKTTVQQPLLG; encoded by the coding sequence atggtgaacattgCTGTACATCATCggggtaaattaataaatatggattgtatggtggtagacaagctaccagaatatacaaagaaatttggTGTTAAGAAGAACTTAAGATTGTTGtgtaaaacgaaaatcagcttagCTGATAAGGATTTTGATCTACCCATAGAGAAGCAATCACCTATTGAATTGTTAATAACGGTTGACAATGTGTACAACATCTTACACCCAgggtttagaaaatttgaaaatttagtattactaccaaccatatttggttacaTGATAACCGGAACATGTAGTTTTCCGCTCATCAAGGagactcatgtttccattttaaaactggcagtggaaaccgACGACATAATTATGACTGAAGGAGCTACTCAAttaaaggatccaagggaagatcttgaGGGTTTGTGGAGTTTGGATCATTTAGGTATTAACTGCAGTGAAATAACGGAACAGGAATGGAAGGTATTAAAGAACTTTGAGAGTACTATAACTTATTCTCaaattgacaaacagtatgttgtggcattgccttggaaaggcaataaaaggagattaacttccaactttgggcTGGCTttaaacagattaaaacaacagtgtgCCAAGTTTCAGAAAGACACTCGGTATTTAGAACACTatcagaaaatcctgaaggatcaggaggataaGAGATTCGTAGAGAGAGTGGAATGTTTTAAAacagaagactgtcatttcttggcacacCATGGCATTAAGACgacagtgcaacaacccctattaggatag